The Deltaproteobacteria bacterium HGW-Deltaproteobacteria-4 genome includes the window CCGGATCCGGGGTGTGAAAGGTTGATCCTTCGTGTTCGTTGTAAGGGATGAGATTGACCTTGGCCTTGACCTCATGCAGCAGTGACACGAGGCGCTTGGCGTCAGCGAGGGAATCGTTGACGTCGCGAATCAGGATATATTCAAAGGTGATGTACTGGCGCGGTTGCAGGGGGTAAGTGCGACAGGCCGCCATCAACTCTTTAAGGGGATAACGACGGTTAACCGGCATCAGCTCATTGCGAACGACATCGGTGGTGGCATTGAGGGAGACAGCAAGATTGACCTTGACGCGGCGACCGAACTCCGCCATCTCCGGCACCAGCCCACTGGTCGAGACCGTAATCTTGCGGGGTCCGAAGGCAAAACCATCGACAGCACCGAGAATCTCGATTGCCTTGACGACATTTTCGAGATTATGCAGCGGTTCCCCCATCCCCATGAAGACGATGTTATGAACAGGGCCGTCCTTGACGGCGGCACAGACTTGATTGACGATCTCGTTGACTGCAAGATTGCGGGTGAGACCGAAGGCGCCGGTGAGGCAGAAGGAGCACTGCATGGCGCAGCCGACCTGGGTAGAAATACAGAGAGTGTTGCGCCCTTCGAGCATGGGGATGCGCACCGTCTCGATCGTTTCGCCATCGCTGAGACGAAAGAGGTACTTACGGGTACCGTCGCTGCTCACCGCCACATGTTCCGGCGTCCAGTCCGAAACAAAGGCCCGCCCTACCAGTTCGCTACGCAACTCCTTGGAGAGGTCAGTCATTGCCGCAAAGTCGCAGACGCCGCGCGGGTAGATCCAGCGCATGATCTGCCCGGCGCGAAAGCGCTCCTTGCCGATGCCGGCAAGAAAAGCGGTGAGGTCAGTCTTGGTCAGATTTTTCAGGTCGATCAGTTCCGGCACCAAAAAAAACACCTTCATTCTTCGCGTATTAAAAGGAAAAAGCCCGTGGATATTATCCCACGGGCTTTTTCCACTCAAGCTTAAACGTACTTCGCAACCGGGAACGGATGAATTAAAGGAGTTCGAGACCCGAGAAGAAGTAAGGGATTTCAAAAGCAGCTGTCTCCGGAGCATCGGAACCGTGCGTGGCGTTCTCGCCGATCGAAGCGCCGAACTCTTTGCGCAAGGTGCCGGCATCGGCCTGGGCCGGGTTGGTGGCGCCCATGAGGTCACGCCACTTCTTGATGGCGCCTTCAGCTTGCAGCACCATGACGACGCAGGGGCCGCTGCTCATGAAGTCGGTGAGTTCGCCAAAGAAAGGGCGGGCGCTGTGCACAGCGTAAAAACCTTCGGCTTCGACCTTGCTCATGTAAAGTTTTTTGAGGCCGACAACGGTAAAACCTTCGGCGTAGATGCGAGCAAGGATACGGCCGGCGTAGCCTTTAGCAAAGGCGTCAGGCTTGATGATAGCAAAAGTTTGTTCCATGATTATTTCTCCTTCAGGATGATTGGCAGCTTAAAGCGCAGGACTCTTTAGCACT containing:
- a CDS encoding 23S rRNA (adenine(2503)-C(2))-methyltransferase RlmN — encoded protein: MVPELIDLKNLTKTDLTAFLAGIGKERFRAGQIMRWIYPRGVCDFAAMTDLSKELRSELVGRAFVSDWTPEHVAVSSDGTRKYLFRLSDGETIETVRIPMLEGRNTLCISTQVGCAMQCSFCLTGAFGLTRNLAVNEIVNQVCAAVKDGPVHNIVFMGMGEPLHNLENVVKAIEILGAVDGFAFGPRKITVSTSGLVPEMAEFGRRVKVNLAVSLNATTDVVRNELMPVNRRYPLKELMAACRTYPLQPRQYITFEYILIRDVNDSLADAKRLVSLLHEVKAKVNLIPYNEHEGSTFHTPDPAQIEAFQLYLLSRDIVAVRRASKGQDISAACGQLKAKLEKSEQT
- a CDS encoding nucleoside-diphosphate kinase, with product MEQTFAIIKPDAFAKGYAGRILARIYAEGFTVVGLKKLYMSKVEAEGFYAVHSARPFFGELTDFMSSGPCVVMVLQAEGAIKKWRDLMGATNPAQADAGTLRKEFGASIGENATHGSDAPETAAFEIPYFFSGLELL